A region of Papilio machaon chromosome 14, ilPapMach1.1, whole genome shotgun sequence DNA encodes the following proteins:
- the LOC106711983 gene encoding uncharacterized protein LOC106711983, translating to MRVEIPDCKRCCCFVPLRYGIIFFGYLNLIFALLVVSLETWLAVGDSSKLTMTMYRGLSFYTQMWLPVFLYILEIVFNIILLIGAHLKQKSLLRIYYYYGITTTLATFFTLFVVKHRQIHHDFENTIIDLSFVFCGFALQIYLLLLIRTELKKLQTGQLSFINHVSEVIVDAPHWGQGRNPL from the exons ATGCGAGTGGAAATACCGGATTGCAAACGGTGCTGTTGTTTTGTACCTCTGAGATATGGGATTATCTTTTTTGGATATCTTAATTTG ATATTTGCTCTGCTTGTGGTGAGTTTGGAGACATGGCTGGCTGTGGGTGACTCAAGCAAGCTGACGATGACCATGTACCGAGGTCTCTCCTTTTATACTCAGATGTGGTTGCCCGTGTTCCTTTATATACTGGAGATTGTATTCAACATAATTCTGCTCATTGGTGCTCATCTG aAACAGAAGAGTCTCCTACGCATCTACTACTACTACGGAATAACAACAACATTAGCTACTTTCTTCACATTATTCGTAGTAAAACATCGTCAGATTCACCATGACTTTGAGAACACCATCATTGATCTGTCCTTTGTATTCTGCGGATTTG CTTTACAGATCTATCTGCTGCTTTTAATAAGAACTGAATTAAAGAAACTTCAGACTGGCCAACTGAGTTTCATTAATCACGTATCAGAAGTCATTGTGGACGCCCCCCACTGGGGCCAAGGACGAAATCCTCTATAA
- the LOC106711979 gene encoding uncharacterized protein LOC106711979 produces MFKFMYLKMSILLELWALLKLVATVFILPFYGMLVLAFLAFNYKDYVEQFFLLTIFIIMVADVAFDILLILASYKKSLCMFKVYYVYGILYAAAIPIIFLSWLLYAIHLHNIDWPKTRVKKNLLITASILISILSIHIYALFTIKKVINKLQMGYEFKFVKQVSASSNSLLPSKKEQEV; encoded by the exons atgtttaaatttatgtatttaaaaatgtctattttattGGAACTATGGGCGTTGCTGAAATTG gtgGCGACTGTCTTCATATTACCATTCTATGGTATGTTGGTTCTAGCGTTCCTCGCGTTTAACTACAAAGATTATGTAGAACAGTTCTTCCTCCTTACAATATTCATTATAATGGTCGCTGATGTTGcatttgatatattattaatattggcCTCTTATAAA AAAAGCTTATGTatgttcaaagtttattaCGTATATGGAATTCTGTACGCTGCAGCAATcccaattattttcttatcatGGTTGCTATATGCGATACACTTACATAACATAGACTGGCCTAAGACTCGTGTAAAGAAGAACCTTCTAATAACTGCAAGTATACTCATCAGTATCTTAT CTATTCACATTTATGCCctgtttacaattaaaaaagtaattaacaaGCTACAAATGGGATAcgaattcaaatttgtaaaacaagtTTCGGCCTCCAGTAACTCTCTGCTGCCTTCAAAGAAAGAACAAGAGGTGTAA
- the LOC106711985 gene encoding uncharacterized protein LOC106711985, translating into METITKCMKFESPHFPVSKKCCCVPLRRGIIICSYCNLVFILLSLPILIFMLVESKTTGQVTVTTLKLEPNVHLPITITLNVIDVLLTVILLVGLHKKRRDLLKICFYAGVVYVLLTIIVDLAFFNFNDYAANIIYVCVTVYNIYFLYLVYNIVYVLQQEALVQVKYVTYQEQPPL; encoded by the exons atggagACGATAactaaatgtatgaaattcGAGAGTCCACATTTCCCCGTGTCTAAGAAATGTTGCTGTGTACCATTACGTCGTGGTATCATAATATGTAGCTACTGTAATCTG gtATTCATCTTGTTGTCTTTACCTATCTTGATATTCATGTTGGTGGAGTCAAAGACGACAGGTCAGGTAACTGTTACCACACTGAAGTTGGAGCCTAATGTACACCTGCCAATCACAATAACTCTAAATGTAATTGACGTACTGTTAACTGTCATCTTGTTGGTGGGATTACATAAG aaaagAAGAGATCTgttaaagatttgtttttatgcgGGAGTGGTGTATGTGTTATTAACTATAATAGTCGATCTTGCTTTCTTCAATTTTAACGATTATGCGGCAAATATTATCTACGTTTGTGTCACAG TGTAcaacatatattttctttatttggtTTACAACATAGTTTACGTACTGCAACAGGAGGCGTTAGTACAAGTAAAATACGTGACGTATCAAGAACAACCGCCTCTGTAA
- the LOC106708151 gene encoding uncharacterized protein LOC106708151: MYFEIPNVTKCCFCIPLRYGLLAWAYFKLAWCVFLTTLISIKLSTTIEKRHFAIELSIPLLYCLSLVIEFIITTIFIIGAHKKNPKLLRVYYIYGMVFLGIIFLLCLLVVGLSIFEYISYMRFSFIVQNIYETSIFGTGVILFNLYLLSLVRSEILKLENNTQFSFQNIQNEPTCIMEKMDV, from the exons atgtattttgaaataccgaatgtaacaaaatgttgtttttgcaTACCATTACGATATGGATTACTTGCTTGGGCgtattttaaactt GCATGGTGCGTCTTCTTAACGACActgatttctataaaattatcaacGACAATTGAAAAGAGACATTTTGCAATCGAATTGTCAATACCATTGTTGTACTGCTTGAGTCTTGTCATTGAATTCATTATAACAACAATTTTCATCATTGGAGCGcataag aaaaaccCTAAATTACTAAGGGTGTACTACATATATGGAATGGTCTTTCTTGGAATAATTTTCCTGCTCTGTCTATTAGTTGTGGGTCTCTCGATATTCGAGTATATATCGTACATGAGATTTTCATTcatagtacaaaatatttacgagACATCGATATTTGGAACTGGAGTAATAT tGTTCAATTTGTACCTATTGTCGTTGGTACGAAGCGAGATTTTGAAACTTGAAAATAACACACAATTTAGTTTCCAAAATATTCAAAACGAGCCGACGTGCATTATGGAaaagatggatgtttga
- the LOC106711954 gene encoding uncharacterized protein LOC106711954, with product MFVEMPTVARCCFCAPLRYGLLIWAYIKLVTSILAFSIAIMWLFLWFLFTMGEISLLLLIISTLISLIADIVFNFILIMGTHKKNLSFLKLYHRYAFAHAVIFLMLGVLWISYAIVENGKPLNQPDSMMYIVCMVTSVIVPLILHVYLFIVLRSEIHKLKTKDQINFVNPINEYVTDTGEENKTNAENKSFDNNTS from the exons ATGTTTGTGGAAATGCCAACGGTGGCACGATGTTGTTTCTGTGCACCTCTTAGATACGGACTTTTAATATGGGCTTATATTAAATTg GTAACGAGTATACTAGCATTTAGCATAGCAATAATGTGGCTGTTCTTATGGTTTTTATTCACTATGGGTGAAATTTCTCTACTGCTGTTGATTATCTCTACTCTAATTAGCCTTATAGCTGACATAGTCttcaattttatacttataatgGGTACTCATAAG aaaaACCTATcatttttgaaattgtatCACCGCTATGCTTTCGCTCACGCTGTTATCTTCTTAATGCTCGGAGTTTTATGGATATCATATGCTATTGTGGAGAATGGAAAACCTTTGAACCAGCCTGACTCTATGATGTATATTGTGTGTATGGTGACCTCAGTCATCGTTCCTTTAA tattgCACGTCTATCTCTTCATAGTACTACGAAGTGAGATACACAAATTGAAAACGAAAGATCaaattaactttgttaatCCAATCAACGAGTACGTAACAGATACGGGGGAagagaataaaacaaatgcagAAAATAAGAGCTTTGATAACAAtacttcttaa
- the LOC123721651 gene encoding uncharacterized protein LOC123721651 — protein sequence MYGDIPNLTRCCLCLPLRYGLLVWSYIKLIATIVIFGMILIWIPMLVFVLLLGRDGAIIIAFFVLNLVMLLFDIIFNIAFIVGLHKKNTTLIRIYWRYGIAYAVALIIFFLLVGGFLISKNSMPVDENLIESIAVFASGVTAILIIHTYIMLLIRSELRKLKSDTHFKFENHVTEPVCVMKEPNEIVTEK from the exons atgtatGGAGATATACCAAATCTGACGAGATGCTGCTTATGTTTACCGCTAAGATATGGCCTCCTGGTATggtcatatattaaattg ATCGCTACCATTGTAATCTTTGGGATGATTCTTATCTGGATACCTATGTTAGTTTTTGTCCTATTACTGGGTAGGGATGGAGCAATTATTATTGCATTCTTTGTACTTAATCTTGTCATGCTGctatttgatattatatttaatatcgcTTTTATTGTTGGTCTGCATAAg aaaaatacAACATTGATAAGAATTTATTGGCGCTACGGAATCGCATACGCTGTTGCATTGATAATCTTCTTCCTTCTCGTTGGTGGATTTTTAATCTCAAAAAATTCTATGCCAGTAGATGAAAATTTAATCGAATCCATTGCGGTCTTCGCGTCTGGTGTTACCGCGATCCtaa TTATTCACACatacattatgttattaataagaaGTGAACTTCGGAAGCTTAAAAGTGACACTCATTTCAAATTCGAGAACCATGTCACAGAACCCGTGTGTGTTATGAAAGAACCAAATGAAATAGTCAcagagaaataa